CGCGATCGGCGGCGCAGCTGCGAGCATCGGTGCAACAAGAATTTCAGTTCTATGAATCCGTTGGCAAGGATGGCCAGGGATTAGTGGGATTTACGGGGTATTATGTGCCGGTCCAACGGGCGAGTCGGCGGAAAACCGCGAAATATCGCTATCCACTGTACAAGTTGCCCCGTGGGTTTGCTCAGTGGAAAACGCCTCATCCGAGCCGTTTGCAGCTTGAGGGGAAGGATGGGCTGCAAGGGGTGCGGAGTCAGCTCAAGGGCCGAGAGCTCGTTTATCTTGCCGATCGGTTGCAAGCTTTTCTGATCCATGTGCAGGGGTCTTCGCGGTTGCAGTTGACCGATGGGACCACCATGTCTGTGGGGTTTGCCGGTGCGACAAAGCACCCCTATGCCAGTATTGGCAAGGAATTAATCAAAGACGGCAAGTTTACGTTGGATGAGCTGACGCTGCCGAAGGTGTTGGATTATTTCGAGCAGCGGCCACAGGATTTAGATATTTACCTGCCACGGAATAAGCGATTTGTCTTTTTCCGCAATACCAAAGGTTCACCGCCGTTGGGGAGTCTGGGGTACCCAGTCACGGGGGATCGGTCGATCGCCACGGATAAAAGTAAGTTGCCACCGGGTGCGTTGGCATTGATTCATACGCAGTTGCCCAATCGCCAGCTTGAACCAACCCCCATTAGCCGTTTTGTCTTAGATCAAGATACGGGCAGTGCGATCAAGGGGGCTGGCCGGGTTGATGTGTTTTTGGGGACGGGCGATGTGGCCGGTAAGCGAGCGGGCTTAGTCAATGCGCCAGGCAAACTCTACTATCTGTTATTGAAGCAATAGCGCTGGGGCATCCTCCCGAAACTGCGATAAAATCAGATCCATGAAT
The nucleotide sequence above comes from Romeriopsis navalis LEGE 11480. Encoded proteins:
- the mltA gene encoding murein transglycosylase A, whose product is MLFRAIAFGSVVSASLLGGTAVWWKASGPAGSIADGGAAIAHGVSQPRDPVVVPSPIIQRPTPKPAPVIPALPLRRLAAMPDLENLGIDDRLFGKSGDRRSLVSALNQSLRYIQSPQAQKQYRNYAVPGFTRRRVERSLRRFRQLVLRARSAAQLRASVQQEFQFYESVGKDGQGLVGFTGYYVPVQRASRRKTAKYRYPLYKLPRGFAQWKTPHPSRLQLEGKDGLQGVRSQLKGRELVYLADRLQAFLIHVQGSSRLQLTDGTTMSVGFAGATKHPYASIGKELIKDGKFTLDELTLPKVLDYFEQRPQDLDIYLPRNKRFVFFRNTKGSPPLGSLGYPVTGDRSIATDKSKLPPGALALIHTQLPNRQLEPTPISRFVLDQDTGSAIKGAGRVDVFLGTGDVAGKRAGLVNAPGKLYYLLLKQ